TGGCTTCAGAGAAAACTTTCACCTAATAAATTAAACAGTCAATGTGTTAGCAGTGGAGCCAGGAAGAAGCTCCTTTGGGCCCAGGAATCATCAGATGAAAAattcctccttctctctgcccttGGCTGAATCATTCTCCATCTGGAGGATGGCACTGGGCTCGCCTTCTGCAGATTCATAGGTGACGTAGCTGCCTTTGTTCTTGTACAGGTAAAAGAAGATCAAGATCACAACTGAGAGCAGGGTGAGGAAGACCACGGTGATAACAACTGCAATGAGTGCTGTGCTGGCTCCAGCTTCTGGAGACAGGGCCTCTGTGGCCTGCAGAATTGGGGTGGTCATCAGTTCTTCTCCTGGAGAAGGTGTGGTCAGGAGGCTGGCCATTGCTGCCAGTGGTTGAAGACCTCGAGGAAGCGGCAGATCCGCACAAGTGACTCCCGCGCGGACTGGGGCCGGTGCGCGCCGGGCGGTGCGTCCCGGGACGCCGCGTTCGGAGCAGCTGCCACCCGCCGCTCCAGCGGGACGCGGAGCTCCGGCCGCTCTCGGTTTCAGTTCCTGCAGTGGCCGAGGTGGCTGCCGTGTGTGTGGGCGACtgcgttttgttttgttttttgcaaaatTTAAGGGTATAACAGCTTTAGGCATGACTGGATCCAGGGGCCAAGCAATGTCATTAACAATGTGTCACATTCTCCATTCTCTGCTCTGCTGTCCTCTGTGTTGGTTTTGTTCCCTTATTCTCAGGCAAGCTCTTCACTCAAGGTGCAAAGATGGCCATCAGTGACTCCAGATTGGCATCTTATCAGCTTCATACCCCCAGTGGAAAAGATGTTCTTCCTCCCAGCCACCAATAATTTCAGCAAAAAGTCCCAGGTCTGCCTCTTAATGGCCAGACTTGACCATGATCCCATCCCAGATTCAATCACTGTGACTCCAGCTAGCCAGGCCTGAGTATTGTGCCCAACCCCTGGAGGAGAAGACAGGGTGGAGTCAGCCCCACCAGAACCACAGAGACTGAAACCTGGGGTGAGAAGGGCGAGGGATCCTCAGAAGAAAAGCAGGTGATGTTACCAAAAGCAGCAGGAGGGCATCATGCTAAGAGGGCAGACATAACAGAGGGCCACTGCATTCGTTATCTGACGTGTTGGCAGACAAAGAGAATCATACCAGCTCAGCTGGAGATGAGCGTTTTCCTGATTCTGAATTCCAGAATGAATCCTTTCACCCAAGCAATTAAATCCTGGGCATTTCCTGACATAGCGACGATAGCTCCACCTCCATTTTTGTATAGGTATGGAGACATCCTTCAAGTATACATTTTTCACAAATCGCCCACCCGTGAAAGCCAAGGGCAGAACATTTTACTGCCCCAAGGGAAAGCAATTTCGCAGGTTGCTTGGCTCACATGTTCCAGCTGAGAGGCTTCCAGACATCAGAATGGCGTAGGTCAGCGTGGAGAACAGAGAGGCTGTCTCTCTCTAGTATCAGCCATTCCTCTGAGcctttcctgccttccctgcAGTCTTCCTGTTCCATGCCACTCAAGTGCCTGTTTTGGGCCTAAGGCAAGTGTTCAGACCTCTGCTATAGTGATAGAGGATTGAGAATCACAGACTCATGGACTTTTTGAGCTAAAAGAAATATCATCTATGGGAGAGACTGCTGATTGTTCCTCAACGTCTATTCTCCTTTTCCACAAAGATGGATTTGTTAGCTGAAACAAATGGCTGCCCagaataaagactacatttcccatgCCCCTTTGCCACTAGGCATGGCCATGTGACTAATTGCAGGCCAATGAGATGAGAGCATAAACATCCCATAGCTACTTCTGTGAGCTTTTCTTTGCCCTTTCCATCTTGGTCCCCTCATCCTTTCGATTCTGCCCCTTCTTTCATCCTGCTTCCTGGAATGTGGATATGCCAGCCACCATTTTGGACCACACCATAGGGAATGTGGGTGTGAAAAAGAAGGGCCCCCACAGATCAGGCAGAGCAGAGCTACCATGCCAGCCCTGGACCACCCATTTTGAGACTTTCATGGCAGAAAGAAGGCAGCATCCATGTTGTGTAAGCCATTGTTGTTTGGGGCTTCTGTTTCCTGCAGTCAAGTCTAATCCTAATTGATAACACATCATCTCTTCTAACTTTTCCATATcttttaccaccaccaccaccactaccaccccaCCAAACACACGCATCTTCCATCCAAGGCTTGAATCCTCTCCGAACCATTGTGTAAAGGGTAATTGCACAGTCCACACGACCAGAGTGAAGGGTGCTTACCTCTCAAAGTCACTTTACTTTGGAATCGACTTATTAGAAAAGTGTTAGAAAATTCCTCCCCCTATTCATTCAATCTGCATACAAACCAAGTTCTCTCCCTTCAGAGGGCCACCCAGTCTTGTAGACAGTGCTTGGGGCTTCCAGGGCTTCTCTTTCCTGTTCCCTCAGCCTTTTCCACAGGACCTGCCTGCCTTTAGTACATCCCTCATGACATTTCCTAAAGCctcatggaaaaaaaatgccCAATATTTGCCTCTCTGGCACATGGGTGAGGCTGCAGGTTTGCAAGCTTTTGATTCCATGATGTGATATATTCTATATCAATGCAGCTCCAAGACACTTCGAATATGTGATAAGAATTCCTCACATTGGCATAGCAGCTTACACATTTGAAAGCATTCtcccaaatttcatttttcacttgtAAAGAGATTcacacaatgtaataataataacagttaataataataatattcccttaacagaaatgtaaagaaatacataaaatgtaccatGAAAGTACAGGCTGGACATGGCAGCTcaagtctataatcctagcactttgggaggctaaggtggaaagatcacttgaggccaggagtttgagatcagcctggacaacatagcaagaccccatctcaacaaaaaatagaaaaattagccaggcatggtgatagccaggcatgcctgtagtcctggctactcaggaagctgaggcagtaggattgcccaggcccaggagtttgaggctgcagtgagctatgatcttgccactgcactgcagcctgggtgacagaaggagaccctCCCTCaaaataattgattaattaattaatttaatttagaaagtaaaaacaatagcagaagaacaaagaaaaacaaacagaagtgggtaataaaatataatcacataATAGATAGAAGTCATACCTACAGAGCATGACTGGATATTTCACTGTCATTTACTGAAAGCTTATTCTTCATAAGGCCCTGAAATAAGTAGGGGGTGCCACATAATTAAGTCCTTATGGTATCACTAATTTAGCTTTGTGCAGTGGCAGTATCGTGGCCAATGACGTTTATCCGAGGCACGATTAttggtaattaaaaatttttttagaaataaaaacaatgatataACTAATTTGCAGATGATGACAATGAGACTGGGTGGGTGAGGGCCCTTCCGAAGGTCCCATAGACTCAGTGGTGGAACAGTCCCTTGACCCCCACTTTCATGACCGGTCTTCGACCTCGTTCTGTCGGACAGACTGGGCCCCTCGGCCTGGAACGCTTTTCCCCAGCCCTTTCGTCACACCGGTCACATGTCTTCCTGCACATCCCAGCTTCAATGTCGCCTTCTGGCCCAGGCTTTCCCCATCCCCCGTCTAGAACAGGCTCTTCCCTCCCTCACGACTCTGCAGCACGTACCGCAGGTCATGATGAGGTGTCTGGTCAGTGCCCGTGCCCCTCACTGAGGACgggcctgcccctgtgccgtctGCTGCCGCGTCTGCAAGGCCTGGCAGGAGCCTGCCATGCCAGGCGCTGAGACCACGTCAGTGAGTGGCGGCCAGTGCTCTGACCACCAGGTGACCCTGCCTTCCGAGGAGGCCTCACCGGGGCTCCGACTCCTGGGCCTGGAGGGCCTCAGAGCTCACCTCATCCAATCCCCTCATAATagaaaggggaaa
This window of the Microcebus murinus isolate Inina chromosome 21, M.murinus_Inina_mat1.0, whole genome shotgun sequence genome carries:
- the LOC142863100 gene encoding small cell adhesion glycoprotein, translating into MASLLTTPSPGEELMTTPILQATEALSPEAGASTALIAVVITVVFLTLLSVVILIFFYLYKNKGSYVTYESAEGEPSAILQMENDSAKGREKEEFFI